In Zingiber officinale cultivar Zhangliang chromosome 1A, Zo_v1.1, whole genome shotgun sequence, a genomic segment contains:
- the LOC122038189 gene encoding uncharacterized protein LOC122038189, with protein MGGKGQRRREKNYRAAHGGETRLPPPPSVKELDVIPFKLRKIMEFRNENFSAVKQGHAPTSKDSRGQKKRKPVSDCDSENNKKMNKNESSSTTSSVNKEGIPAIKEDHLNSNDAIKTQFLNGEGKEKQKRKVPKDLRFVDMDRVAGVSRKKKRKDYFEAKKKKNKRPKIDDVRNFPGREEIVFGEVVQAPPKLSVPKRSTKGPLDAFHERVRLETIEAYRQKRGWESRPGVHIPMPENPST; from the exons ATGGGCGGAAAGGGGCAACGACGGAGGGAGAAGAATTACAGAGCTGCTCACGGTGGTGAAACGCGGCTCCCTCCTCCTCCCAGTGTGAAAGAGTTAGATGTTATTCCCTTCAAGCTCCGCAAAATCATGGAGTTCAGGAACGAGAATTTCTCTGCAGTTAAGCAAG ggcaCGCGCCAACTTCCAAAGACAGCAGAGGCCAGAAGAAGAGAAAGCCAGTAAGCGACTGCGACTCTGAGAATAACAAG AAAATGAACAAAAATGAGTCTTCATCTACAACAAGTTCTGTAAACAAAGAGGGCATCCCGGCAATAAAGGAAGACCATTTAAATAGTAATGATGCAATTAAAACTCAATTCTTAAATGGTGAGGGAAAGGAGAAACAAAAAAGAAAGGTGCCTAAGGACCTACGCTTTGTGGACATGGATCGAGTTGCCGGTGTCTCAAGGAAGAAAAAGCGCAAAGA TTATTTCGaggcaaagaaaaagaaaaacaaaaggcccaaaattgatgatgttCGGAACTTTCCTGGTCGCGAAGAGATAGTGTTTGGTGAAGTTGTTCAAGCTCCACCTAAACTATCTGTTCCTAAG agaTCCACAAAAGGCCCTCTTGATGCTTTTCATGAAAGAGTAAGATTAGAAACAATTGAAGCTTACAGACAGAAGAGAGGATGGGAATCCAGGCCTGGTGTCCATATTCCCATGCCGGAAAATCCATCCACATGA
- the LOC122038191 gene encoding SUMO-activating enzyme subunit 2-like isoform X1, which produces MDSDSKAEAIKRAKVLMVGAGGIGCELLKTLALSGFQEVHIIDMDTIEVSNLNRQFLFRQSHVGQSKAKVARDAVLKFVPQIKITPYHANVKDPDFNVEFFKQFNVVLNGLDNLDARRHVNRLCLAAEVPLVESGTTGFLGQVTVHIKGRTECYECQPKPTPKTYPVCTITSTPSKFIHCVVWAKDLLFAKLFGDKNQENDLFVPSNNASDSVKPTDNIIERGSDEDPEQYSRKIYDYVFGYNIQAALANEETWKNRSQPKPTFLRDVLPEKDILHNGILESNCLTDDLSLSVMPFLGMSNPQEVWNLAENSRVFLKALQLFLEKREKDIGNLTFDKDDQLAVEFVTAAANIRASSFGIPLHSLFDAKGIAGNIVHAVATTNAIIAGLIVIEAIKVLQADFQNCRMTYCLEHPSRKMLLMPVEPYEANKSCYVCSETPLLLVVNTRTSTLRDVVEKIIKNKLGMNLPMVMQGTTLIYEVGDDLEEDAVANYALNLDKILADLPAPVTSGTILTVEDFRQELKCHLNIKHRDDFDEEKEPDGMVLLGWTDRAISNGQSTSTDHQVAVGSTESEGIKVATEVSGMKRELNNSKTPQDVEDDNDEDDDLVLLDNHSETNKKQRLH; this is translated from the exons ATGGATTCGGATTCGAAGGCGGAGGCGATTAAG CGTGCAAAGGTGCTGATGGTAGGCGCTGGTGGCATTGGTTGCGAATTGCTGAAAACCCTCGCGCtttctggatttcaagaagtTCACATC ATTGACATGGACACTATAGAAGTCAGTAACTTGAATAGACAATTTTTATTTCGACAAAGTCATGTAGGTCAGTCGAAGGCCAAA GTTGCTCGAGATGCGGTCTTGAAATTTGTACCTCAAATAAAGATAACACCTTACCATGCAAATGTTAAGGATCCTGACTTCAATGTAGAATTTTTTAAGCAATTTAATGTTGTATTGAATGGTTTGGATAACCTGGATGCTAGACGACATGTTAACCGTCTTTGCCTTGCTGCTGAAGTCCCATTGGTTGAAAGTGGAACGACAGGCTTTTTGGGACAG GTGACTGTCCATATTAAGGGTAGAACTGAATGCTATGAGTGTCAACCAAAACCGACCCCAAAAACCTATCCTGTCTGCACAATCACCAGCACACCATCAAAG TTTATTCATTGTGTAGTTTGGGCAAAGGACTTGCTTTTTGCAAAATTGTTTGGTGATAAAAATCAGGAGAATGATCTCTTTGTACCTAGTAACAATGCTTCTGATTCGGTGAAACCTACAGACAATATAATTGAGCGAGGCTCAGATGAGGATCCTGAGCAGTACAGCAGAAAGATCTATGACTATGTTTTTGGATATAACATTCAAGCTGCTTTGGCTAATGAAGAAACATGGAAGAATAGAAGCCAGCCTAAACCAACCTTTCTTAGAGATGTGTTGCCTGAAAAAGACATCCTACACAATGGTATCCTTGAAAGCAACTGCTTGACTGATGATTTATCATTATCTGTTATGCCATTTCTTGGAATGAGTAACCCACAGGAGGTTTGGAATCTTGCTGAAAATTCAAGAGTTTTCTTGAAAGCATTACAATTATTTCTTGAGAAGCGAGAGAAg GACATTGGGAACCTTACTTTTGACAAAGATGATCAATTGGCTGTAGAATTTGTTACTGCTGCTGCTAATATTAGGGCATCTTCCTTTGGGATTCCTTTACATAGCCTTTTTGATGCTAAGGGAATTGCTGGGAACATTGTGCATGCTGTTGCAACAACTAATGCTATTATTgctggattgatagtgattgaAGCAATCAAGGTGCTTCAAGCTGATTTTCAGAATTGTAG GATGACCTATTGTCTCGAACATCCATCTAGAAAGATGCTTCTGATGCCAGTCGAGCCATATGAGGCCAACAAATCTTGTTATGTCTGTTCTGAG ACACCCTTGCTTCTTGTGGTCAACACTCGAACCTCAACACTGAGAGATGTcgttgaaaaaataataaaaaataaattgggCATGAATCTCCCTATGGTAATGCAAGGTACTACCCTTATCTATGAGGTGGGTGACGATCTGGAGGAAGATGCTGTCGCTAACTATGCCTTAAACCTTGATAAG ATCTTAGCAGACCTCCCTGCACCAGTTACAAGTGGCACCATTCTCACAGTTGAGGATTTTCGGCAGGAGTTGAAATGCCATTTAAACATTAAACACAG GGATGACTTTGATGAGGAGAAAGAGCCAGACGGGATGGTTCTGTTAGGATGGACAGATCGGGCTATAAGCAACGGACAGAGCACATCGACTGACCACCAAGTAGCAGTGGGATCAACAGAATCTGAAGGGATTAAAGTAGCTACAGAAGtgtctgggatgaagagagaactAAATAACTCAAAAACTCCTCAAGATGTTGAAGACGACAATGATGAGGATGATGACCTTGTTTTACTTGATAATCATTCAGAAACAAATAAGAAGCAGAGGTTGCATTAG
- the LOC122038188 gene encoding sodium/hydrogen exchanger 2-like, whose amino-acid sequence MLEPPFSRPFSSRFLCLFGFGFFGSRSAGGRRRTVAMELSLLAQLHERLQGLVLTTSDHTSVVSINLFVTLLCGCIIIGHLLEENRWMNESITALVIGVFTGFFILLVTKGKSSHIFIFSEDLFFIYLLPPIIFNAGFQVKKKQFFHNFMTIILFGAVGTLISFFIISIGAIASFRKMEIISLEIRDFLAIAAIFSATDSVCTLQVLNQDETPLLYSLVFGEGVVNDATSVVLFNAIQNFDYAHIDANIILKLLANFGHLFFSSTLLGAFSGLLSAYIIKKLYIGRHSTDREVALMILMAYLSYMLAELLSLSGILTVFFCGIVMSHYTWHNVTESSRVTTKHVFATLSFISETFLFLYVGMDAMDIEKWKFVSDSPGKSIAISSILLGLVLVGRAAFIFPLSFLSNLTKKSPDERIQFKQQITIWWAGLMRGAVSIALAYNQFARSGHTQLRGNAFMITSTITVVLFSTVVFGLMTKPLVRFLLPHNAKPTMSISSEPSTPSSLHAPLLYNLQGTDAEAEAEFVHRGPGLRMLLSKPSHTVHHYWRKFDNAFMRPVFGGRGFVPFFPASPPDEGLQGLP is encoded by the exons ATGCTTGAGCCACCTTTCTCCCGACCATTCTCCAGTCGTTTTCTCTGTTTGTTTGGTTTCGGCTTCTTTGGTTCCCGGTCCGCTGGAGGGAGGAGGAGGACGGTGGCCATGGAGTTGAGCTTGTTGGCGCAGCTGCACGAGCGTCTGCAGGGGTTGGTGTTGACGACGTCGGATCATACCTCGGTGGTTTCCATCAACCTCTTCGTGACGCTGCTCTGCGGATGCATCATAATTGGTCACCTCCTCGAGGAAAACCGCTGGATGAACGAATCCATCACCGCGCTCGTCATC GGAGTGTTCACTGGATTCTTCATCCTGCTGGTGACGAAAGGGAAGAGCTCGCATATCTTCATCTTCAGCGAAGACCTCTTCTTTATTTACCTTCTTCCCCCAATTATATTCAATGCCGG GTTCCAAGTAAAAAAGAAGCAATTTTTTCACAACTTCATGACTATTATATTGTTTGGTGCAGTTGGGACATTAATATCCTTTTTCATAATTTCCATCG GGGCAATTGCATCATTCAGAAAAATGGAAATCATCTCATTAGAAATCAGAGATTTTCTTG CAATAGCAGCAATCTTTTCTGCGACCGACTCTGTTTGTACATTGCAG GTTCTTAATCAGGATGAAACCCCCTTGTTGTACAGCTTAGTATTTGGTGAAGGTGTGGTTAATGATGCCACATCAGTTGTACTTTTCAATGCAATTCAGAATTTTGATTATGCTCATATTGATGCAAATATTATCTTAAAGTTGTTGGCAAACTTTGGACACTTATTTTTCTCCAGCACCCTCCTTGGAGCATTT AGTGGATTGCTAAGTGCATACATCATTAAAAAATTGTACATTGGCAG GCACTCTACTGATCGTGAAGTTGCACTTATGATACTCATGGCATACCTTTCCTATATGCTCGCAGAA tTGTTAAGTTTAAGTGGCATTCTCACAGTCTTTTTCTGTGGGATAGTAATGTCTCATTATACCTGGCACAACGTGACAGAGAGCTCAAGAGTTACCACAAA GCATGTATTTGCCACATTGTCATTCATTTCGGAGACATTCCTCTTCCTGTATGTAGGAATGGATGCAATGGATATTGAGAAATGGAAGTTCGTTAGTGACAG CCCTGGAAAATCAATTGCTATTAGCTCGATTCTTCTTGGCTTAGTTTTAGTTGGCCGAGCTGCCTTTATTTTTCCACTCTCATTCCTGTCCAACTTAACAAAGAAGTCTCCAGACGAAAGAATTCAATTCAAGCAACAA ATTACAATATGGTGGGCAGGTCTCATGCGAGGTGCTGTGTCTATAGCACTCGCTTACAATCAG TTTGCAAGATCTGGTCACACACAACTACGAGGGAATGCATTTATGATAACCAGCACAATTACAGTTGTTCTCTTCAGCACAGTG GTTTTTGGATTGATGACAAAACCTCTTGTGAGGTTCTTATTGCCTCACAATGCAAAGCCCACGATGAGCATATCTTCAGAACCGTCAACACCAAGCTCTCTGCATGCGCCGCTACTTTACAATTTGCAGGGAACAGATGCTGAAGCCGAAGCAGAATTCGTGCACCGTGGGCCTGGCCTCCGTATGCTCCTAAGTAAACCTTCTCATACAGTTCACCACTACTGGCGCAAGTTTGACAATGCATTCATGCGTCCAGTGTTTGGTGGGAGAGGTTTTGTTCCCTTTTTCCCTGCTTCACCTCCTGATGAGGGCCTTCAAGGGTTGCCATAA
- the LOC122038191 gene encoding SUMO-activating enzyme subunit 2-like isoform X2: protein MDSDSKAEAIKRAKVLMVGAGGIGCELLKTLALSGFQEVHIIDMDTIEVSNLNRQFLFRQSHVGQSKAKVARDAVLKFVPQIKITPYHANVKDPDFNVEFFKQFNVVLNGLDNLDARRHVNRLCLAAEVPLVESGTTGFLGQFIHCVVWAKDLLFAKLFGDKNQENDLFVPSNNASDSVKPTDNIIERGSDEDPEQYSRKIYDYVFGYNIQAALANEETWKNRSQPKPTFLRDVLPEKDILHNGILESNCLTDDLSLSVMPFLGMSNPQEVWNLAENSRVFLKALQLFLEKREKDIGNLTFDKDDQLAVEFVTAAANIRASSFGIPLHSLFDAKGIAGNIVHAVATTNAIIAGLIVIEAIKVLQADFQNCRMTYCLEHPSRKMLLMPVEPYEANKSCYVCSETPLLLVVNTRTSTLRDVVEKIIKNKLGMNLPMVMQGTTLIYEVGDDLEEDAVANYALNLDKILADLPAPVTSGTILTVEDFRQELKCHLNIKHRDDFDEEKEPDGMVLLGWTDRAISNGQSTSTDHQVAVGSTESEGIKVATEVSGMKRELNNSKTPQDVEDDNDEDDDLVLLDNHSETNKKQRLH, encoded by the exons ATGGATTCGGATTCGAAGGCGGAGGCGATTAAG CGTGCAAAGGTGCTGATGGTAGGCGCTGGTGGCATTGGTTGCGAATTGCTGAAAACCCTCGCGCtttctggatttcaagaagtTCACATC ATTGACATGGACACTATAGAAGTCAGTAACTTGAATAGACAATTTTTATTTCGACAAAGTCATGTAGGTCAGTCGAAGGCCAAA GTTGCTCGAGATGCGGTCTTGAAATTTGTACCTCAAATAAAGATAACACCTTACCATGCAAATGTTAAGGATCCTGACTTCAATGTAGAATTTTTTAAGCAATTTAATGTTGTATTGAATGGTTTGGATAACCTGGATGCTAGACGACATGTTAACCGTCTTTGCCTTGCTGCTGAAGTCCCATTGGTTGAAAGTGGAACGACAGGCTTTTTGGGACAG TTTATTCATTGTGTAGTTTGGGCAAAGGACTTGCTTTTTGCAAAATTGTTTGGTGATAAAAATCAGGAGAATGATCTCTTTGTACCTAGTAACAATGCTTCTGATTCGGTGAAACCTACAGACAATATAATTGAGCGAGGCTCAGATGAGGATCCTGAGCAGTACAGCAGAAAGATCTATGACTATGTTTTTGGATATAACATTCAAGCTGCTTTGGCTAATGAAGAAACATGGAAGAATAGAAGCCAGCCTAAACCAACCTTTCTTAGAGATGTGTTGCCTGAAAAAGACATCCTACACAATGGTATCCTTGAAAGCAACTGCTTGACTGATGATTTATCATTATCTGTTATGCCATTTCTTGGAATGAGTAACCCACAGGAGGTTTGGAATCTTGCTGAAAATTCAAGAGTTTTCTTGAAAGCATTACAATTATTTCTTGAGAAGCGAGAGAAg GACATTGGGAACCTTACTTTTGACAAAGATGATCAATTGGCTGTAGAATTTGTTACTGCTGCTGCTAATATTAGGGCATCTTCCTTTGGGATTCCTTTACATAGCCTTTTTGATGCTAAGGGAATTGCTGGGAACATTGTGCATGCTGTTGCAACAACTAATGCTATTATTgctggattgatagtgattgaAGCAATCAAGGTGCTTCAAGCTGATTTTCAGAATTGTAG GATGACCTATTGTCTCGAACATCCATCTAGAAAGATGCTTCTGATGCCAGTCGAGCCATATGAGGCCAACAAATCTTGTTATGTCTGTTCTGAG ACACCCTTGCTTCTTGTGGTCAACACTCGAACCTCAACACTGAGAGATGTcgttgaaaaaataataaaaaataaattgggCATGAATCTCCCTATGGTAATGCAAGGTACTACCCTTATCTATGAGGTGGGTGACGATCTGGAGGAAGATGCTGTCGCTAACTATGCCTTAAACCTTGATAAG ATCTTAGCAGACCTCCCTGCACCAGTTACAAGTGGCACCATTCTCACAGTTGAGGATTTTCGGCAGGAGTTGAAATGCCATTTAAACATTAAACACAG GGATGACTTTGATGAGGAGAAAGAGCCAGACGGGATGGTTCTGTTAGGATGGACAGATCGGGCTATAAGCAACGGACAGAGCACATCGACTGACCACCAAGTAGCAGTGGGATCAACAGAATCTGAAGGGATTAAAGTAGCTACAGAAGtgtctgggatgaagagagaactAAATAACTCAAAAACTCCTCAAGATGTTGAAGACGACAATGATGAGGATGATGACCTTGTTTTACTTGATAATCATTCAGAAACAAATAAGAAGCAGAGGTTGCATTAG